In a single window of the Anabas testudineus chromosome 17, fAnaTes1.2, whole genome shotgun sequence genome:
- the LOC113172487 gene encoding NAD-dependent protein deacylase sirtuin-5, mitochondrial-like, translating to MLLQNRAVVALGLRMCSTQVAKGPLMDKARQSSDMSEFRQVFSKAKHIAIITGAGVSAESGVPTFRGENEKWRKWLSQDLATPEAFSRTPSRVWEFYHYRRELVMSKRPNAAHLAIAECEGRLKKQGRSVVVITQCIDDLHRQAGSKNVLKIHGSLQETRCMTCGNVTVNRRSPICAALKGKGAPGPDVPDAQIPVDKLPRCEEIDCHGLLRPNVVFFGETLDSHILTKVEKEMEICDLCLVVGTSSIVYPAAMFGPRVAARGIPVAEFNTQVSPKTEYFTYHFQGPCGTTLPPALAQHESEVM from the exons ATGCTTCTCCAAAATCGAGCCGTGGTTGCACTTGGTCTTCGAATGTGCTCCACTCAGGTGGCCAAAGGACCTTTGATGGACAAAGCAAGACAGAGCTCAG acatgtCCGAATTCCGCCAGGTCTTTTCCAAAGCCAAACACATAGCAATCATCACAGGGGCGGGTGTGAGCGCCGAGAGCGGAGTACCAACCTTCAggggagaaaatgagaaatggaGGAAATGGCTGTCgcag GACCTCGCCACGCCAGAGGCCTTCTCTCGCACTCCGTCTCGGGTCTGGGAGTTCTACCATTACAGAAGAGAGCTGGTAATGAGCAAGAGGCCGAATGCTGCCCATCTGGCTATAGCAGAGTGTGAGGGGCGGTTGAAGAAGCAGGGACGTTCTGTGGTTGTCATCACTCAGTGCATAGATGATCTTCACAGACAGGCTGGGTCCAAAAATGTGCTCAAGATTCACG GCAGTCTGCAGGAGACACGCTGTATGACTTGTGGAAACGTGACCGTGAATAGGCGAAGCCCCATATGTGCTGCCTTAAAGGGCAAAGG CGCACCTGGCCCAGATGTTCCTGATGCCCAGATTCCTGTGGATAAATTGCCAAG GTGTGAGGAAATTGACTGCCACGGTCTGCTGAGGCCCAATGTGGTGTTTTTTGGAGAAACTCTGGATTCTCATATCTTGACCAAGGTGGAAAAAGAGATGGAAATCTGTGACCTCTGTCTGGTG GTTGGCACGTCTTCAATTGTTTACCCAGCAGCCATGTTTGGGCCCCGCGTTGCAGCCAGAGGCATCCCAGTGGCAGAATTCAACACACAAGTATCACCAAAAACTGAGTACTTCAC GTACCATTTCCAGGGTCCATGTGGAACTACATTGCCCCCAGCATTGGCGCAACATGAGTCAGAGGTTATGTAG